One Plasmodium knowlesi strain H genome assembly, chromosome: 10 genomic window carries:
- a CDS encoding prefoldin subunit 6, putative, with amino-acid sequence MSQDKVTKIVKEINTLKTSCEKLNAQLEELITQKVENEILLEEVKNLEDDAVLHKMVGLILVREEKNKCFDTITRRIHYITGEIESRKKVITNSEEKLKKLFSDLEVHTNQRKVAIPQS; translated from the exons ATGTCGCAAGATAAAGTGACAAAAATAGTGAAGGAGATAAACACCTTGAAGACAA GCTGCGAGAAGCTGAACGCCCAGCTGGAGGAACTGATAACGCAGAAGGTGGAGAATGAAATTCTCCTGGAG GAGGTTAAAAACTTGGAGGACGATGCCGTGTTGCACAAGATGGTCGGTCTGATTTTAGTTcgcgaggaaaaaaataaatgtttcGACACCATCACTAGGAGGATTCACTACATCACGGGGGAAAT CGAAAGCAGGAAGAAGGTCATCACCAACTCGGAGGAGAAACTGAAGAAGCTCTTTAGCGAC CTCGAAGTGCACACGAACCAAAGAAAAGTAGCCATCCCGCAGTcataa